Proteins found in one Williamwhitmania sp. genomic segment:
- a CDS encoding DUF6588 family protein, with amino-acid sequence MKIYSIAKKMFGAFSLALIPLFSFAQKDVVLLLRSSQQDAIKLSEAYLQPFGKSLGWGLSGSWYNSGKPHGLAGFDLTFSINTVMVPSSDKNFDVNSLKLTNISVVSGESSVSPTVAGSGSGPKVQYQGQVDLGGGTQTVQFNLPSGGNLSVIPVPILQAGVGLPFHTEIMGRFIPKVSVPDIGSVSLWGIGIKNEFKELIPGIKLLPFGLSAMVAYTDFRSDINVSYKPQTTTYDQSLYDNQQLKLRSTSLATRIIVSKSLPVLTVYAGLGYNFTKTSMDLKGNYPVGLEMQNSQVVVSGNTNWTDPLSLSFKNNGFAANAGLRIKLAILAFHFDYTVAKYPIITGGVGISFR; translated from the coding sequence ATGAAAATCTATTCTATTGCAAAAAAAATGTTTGGTGCTTTTTCCTTGGCACTAATTCCTCTCTTCTCTTTTGCCCAAAAAGATGTAGTTCTCTTGCTAAGAAGTAGCCAACAAGATGCAATTAAACTTTCGGAAGCTTATCTTCAGCCTTTTGGAAAGAGCCTTGGCTGGGGTCTTAGTGGTAGTTGGTATAATAGTGGTAAACCTCACGGATTAGCGGGGTTTGACCTTACTTTTTCTATTAATACGGTGATGGTTCCATCTTCCGATAAGAATTTTGATGTTAATTCTTTGAAGTTGACAAATATTTCTGTAGTTAGCGGAGAAAGCAGCGTATCACCAACGGTTGCTGGTTCTGGAAGTGGACCAAAGGTTCAATACCAAGGTCAGGTTGACTTAGGTGGTGGGACTCAGACTGTTCAGTTTAACCTTCCAAGCGGTGGTAATCTTAGCGTGATTCCCGTTCCTATTCTGCAGGCTGGTGTCGGGTTACCCTTTCATACGGAGATAATGGGCCGATTCATTCCAAAAGTTAGCGTACCTGATATCGGAAGTGTTAGCCTTTGGGGTATTGGCATAAAAAATGAGTTTAAGGAGTTGATTCCGGGCATCAAACTTTTGCCCTTTGGTCTATCGGCCATGGTTGCATATACTGATTTTAGATCCGATATCAACGTTTCCTATAAGCCACAAACTACAACCTATGACCAGTCACTGTACGATAACCAGCAACTCAAGCTTAGATCTACTTCTTTGGCTACTCGGATAATTGTATCTAAATCATTGCCCGTTCTTACCGTATATGCTGGGCTCGGTTACAATTTCACCAAGACTAGCATGGATCTAAAAGGAAATTATCCTGTTGGATTGGAGATGCAGAACAGCCAAGTAGTGGTTTCTGGTAACACGAATTGGACCGATCCTTTGAGCTTGTCGTTTAAAAATAATGGATTTGCAGCGAATGCAGGCTTGCGCATTAAGTTAGCTATTCTGGCTTTTCATTTCGACTATACCGTAGCCAAGTATCCTATTATTACTGGTGGTGTAGGTATCAGCTTCCGCTAG
- a CDS encoding replication-associated recombination protein A, which translates to MDSQIPLAERLRPKKLDDYLGQKHLVGEGAVLRRSIESGNLPSLLLWGPPGVGKTTLAKLIAHELNRSIFTLNAINSGVKEVREVFEKAKKMQFFNTPAPILFIDEIHRFNKSQQDSLLSAVEQGIITLIGATTENPSFEVISPLLSRCQVFILKPLEIDDLLTLLDRAITTDIYLKNRSITVAETDAILRFSGGDARKLLNILEIVVGASETEEVTLTDQIVTDRLQENIALYDKSGEQHYDVISAFIKSIRGSDPQAAVYWLARMVEGGEDPKFIARRLIILSSEDIGLANPNALLLATACFQAVEKIGMPESRIILSETAIYLATSPKSNSAYIAIDEAIEKVKKDGSLPVPLHLRNAPTKLMKNLGYGQDYRYAHSYAGNFTPQEFMPVKLSGTVFYTPSDNTKEQEIRQKQNSLWSGKYSI; encoded by the coding sequence ATGGATTCTCAGATTCCACTTGCAGAACGTCTCCGGCCCAAAAAGCTTGATGATTATTTGGGACAGAAGCATTTAGTGGGTGAAGGAGCAGTACTCCGAAGATCAATAGAGTCGGGTAACTTACCTTCTCTGTTACTTTGGGGACCTCCTGGTGTTGGTAAAACGACCTTGGCCAAGCTTATTGCTCATGAGCTTAACCGTTCGATATTCACACTAAACGCCATCAATTCTGGAGTAAAGGAGGTACGTGAGGTTTTTGAAAAAGCAAAAAAGATGCAATTTTTCAACACCCCTGCTCCCATACTATTCATTGATGAAATCCATCGATTCAATAAGTCACAGCAAGATTCCCTTCTTAGTGCTGTTGAACAAGGTATTATTACCCTAATTGGGGCTACCACAGAGAACCCCTCTTTTGAAGTTATTTCTCCACTCCTTTCTCGCTGTCAAGTTTTTATTCTTAAACCCTTAGAAATTGATGATCTCCTAACACTGCTCGACAGGGCAATCACAACCGATATCTACCTTAAAAATCGGTCAATTACGGTTGCAGAAACCGATGCAATTCTGCGCTTTTCTGGAGGTGATGCACGAAAGTTGCTGAACATTCTGGAGATCGTAGTTGGAGCCTCAGAAACCGAAGAGGTAACGCTTACCGATCAAATAGTAACCGATAGATTGCAAGAAAACATTGCCCTTTACGACAAGAGTGGTGAGCAGCACTACGATGTTATTAGTGCTTTCATTAAATCGATAAGGGGCAGCGATCCGCAGGCCGCAGTTTACTGGCTAGCAAGGATGGTTGAAGGTGGTGAAGATCCTAAATTCATTGCCAGAAGGCTTATTATCCTCTCCTCCGAAGACATTGGGCTAGCAAACCCCAATGCTCTATTGCTTGCAACAGCCTGCTTTCAAGCGGTAGAAAAAATTGGTATGCCTGAATCGAGGATAATCCTATCGGAAACGGCTATATACTTAGCCACAAGTCCTAAAAGTAACTCAGCCTACATCGCAATAGATGAGGCCATTGAGAAGGTTAAGAAAGATGGTAGCCTACCGGTACCGCTACACCTTCGAAATGCTCCTACAAAGTTGATGAAAAATTTAGGCTACGGCCAAGACTATCGCTATGCGCATAGCTATGCTGGTAATTTCACTCCACAGGAATTTATGCCGGTAAAACTGTCAGGAACTGTGTTTTACACGCCTAGCGATAATACAAAAGAACAGGAAATTCGCCAAAAGCAGAATAGCTTGTGGAGCGGCAAATATTCTATATGA
- the kdsA gene encoding 3-deoxy-8-phosphooctulonate synthase, which yields MLYDLPNIRHTESGNFFLLAGPCVVETEEITFGTAKKVKEITDKYKIPFVFKASYRKANRSKLDSFQGIGDIEALKMLGRIRKELQIPIVTDIHNPDEADIAAEYVDILQIPAFLCRQTDLLVAAGKTGKIVNIKKGQFLSPSGMRFAAEKIFETGNRKVMLTDRGTSFGYQDLIIDYRGIPEMQKSGLPVILDITHSLQQPNQDSGITGGRPDLIDTIARAGIAVGVDGIFLETHPNPAIAKSDGANMLHLDKLEWLLARLVKLRAVVNEF from the coding sequence ATGCTATACGACCTTCCAAACATTCGCCATACCGAGAGCGGCAATTTCTTTCTGCTAGCTGGCCCCTGTGTTGTAGAAACAGAGGAGATCACTTTTGGAACTGCCAAAAAAGTAAAGGAGATTACCGATAAATACAAAATTCCCTTTGTATTCAAAGCTTCTTACCGCAAAGCAAACCGCTCTAAGCTCGATTCGTTTCAAGGAATTGGAGATATTGAAGCACTTAAAATGCTGGGACGAATAAGGAAAGAGCTTCAGATACCAATTGTTACGGATATACATAATCCAGATGAGGCTGATATTGCTGCCGAGTATGTTGATATACTGCAAATCCCAGCGTTTCTATGTAGGCAAACCGATCTGCTTGTGGCTGCTGGTAAAACAGGCAAGATTGTGAATATAAAGAAGGGGCAATTCTTAAGTCCCAGCGGAATGCGGTTTGCGGCAGAAAAAATTTTTGAAACTGGGAATAGAAAAGTAATGCTTACCGACCGTGGAACCTCATTTGGTTACCAAGATTTAATTATTGATTATCGTGGAATACCTGAAATGCAGAAAAGCGGTCTTCCTGTTATTCTCGATATAACCCATTCTCTGCAGCAGCCTAACCAGGATTCAGGAATTACCGGTGGAAGGCCAGACTTAATCGACACAATTGCACGTGCAGGTATTGCCGTTGGTGTGGATGGAATTTTTCTAGAAACCCATCCCAATCCGGCAATTGCAAAATCAGACGGAGCCAACATGCTGCATCTAGATAAGTTGGAGTGGCTGCTTGCTCGCTTGGTAAAACTAAGAGCAGTGGTTAATGAGTTTTAA
- a CDS encoding ATP-binding protein, with protein sequence MEYIHPLVVLLIDVNHTTAILIIGGSSTLAALCAGTCYFWHKSTEKKWKRFFSRLTKINAGLEHQVGTLLVDKKDLIRKLGDARAKADETDLLKANFLANMSHEIRTPMNGIIGFVQLLNEDLPTDKRSQFIDIIINSGYQLVNLFDNLVDISRLESGLLTLSKSECNLNEMLFDLYVQYNGQIFKESKKQLSLRFLNLADDEVNIITTDGARLRQVFSHLISNAIKFTEHGTVEFGFANKDSNELLFFVRDSGIGIPQTQQEVIFERFQQIEQGSTRRFGGSGLGLYISKGLVEALDGKIWFESTEGLGSTFFFTLPFENIEIKQDSSVYYANKKEYNWSNKTILIVDDTEANYQFVADLLANTSISVVRAKTGAEALTLCDSSQAPDLILMDSPHETLDGHGLVSQIRSTRSKSTLPIIAQTNYARPEDDVKYIEMGCNDVISKPINPAALFSKIARIISVS encoded by the coding sequence ATGGAATACATACATCCTTTAGTTGTTCTTCTTATTGACGTAAATCATACAACCGCTATTTTAATAATAGGTGGCAGTTCAACGTTGGCTGCTCTTTGCGCTGGAACTTGTTACTTTTGGCATAAGAGTACCGAAAAAAAGTGGAAGAGGTTTTTCTCCCGTCTTACCAAAATTAACGCTGGCTTAGAACACCAGGTTGGCACCCTTTTGGTTGATAAAAAGGACCTAATTAGAAAACTTGGGGATGCTAGGGCCAAAGCTGATGAGACAGACCTGCTTAAGGCCAATTTTTTAGCAAACATGTCACACGAGATTCGAACTCCTATGAATGGAATAATCGGATTCGTTCAGCTGCTTAACGAAGACCTCCCTACTGACAAGCGGAGCCAATTTATTGACATAATTATTAACAGTGGCTACCAATTGGTAAACCTTTTTGATAACCTTGTTGATATTTCAAGGCTGGAATCTGGCTTGCTAACGCTATCCAAATCGGAATGTAATTTAAATGAGATGCTCTTTGACCTATATGTTCAGTATAATGGTCAAATTTTCAAGGAATCAAAGAAGCAACTTTCGCTGAGGTTTCTCAACTTGGCCGATGATGAGGTAAATATTATCACTACCGATGGTGCAAGACTTAGACAAGTGTTTTCACATTTAATTAGCAATGCCATTAAATTTACTGAGCATGGAACGGTGGAGTTTGGATTTGCAAACAAGGATTCAAACGAGCTACTTTTTTTTGTCAGAGACAGTGGAATTGGAATTCCGCAAACACAACAAGAGGTAATATTTGAACGCTTTCAGCAAATAGAGCAGGGCTCAACCCGCCGATTTGGAGGATCAGGGCTTGGCCTTTACATCTCCAAAGGCCTTGTAGAAGCCCTAGATGGCAAAATTTGGTTCGAATCAACAGAGGGGCTTGGATCCACCTTCTTTTTTACCCTACCATTTGAAAACATTGAGATTAAACAGGACTCTTCGGTTTACTACGCCAATAAAAAGGAGTATAACTGGTCTAATAAAACCATCCTCATCGTGGACGACACCGAGGCTAATTACCAATTTGTCGCCGATCTGTTAGCTAACACAAGCATAAGTGTGGTGAGAGCAAAAACAGGTGCTGAAGCTCTTACCTTGTGCGACAGTTCACAGGCTCCTGATCTGATTCTAATGGATTCTCCCCACGAAACGTTAGATGGCCATGGACTTGTATCTCAAATAAGAAGTACTCGATCTAAGTCAACGCTTCCCATAATTGCTCAAACGAACTATGCTAGGCCAGAGGACGATGTAAAATATATTGAGATGGGTTGTAACGACGTAATTTCAAAACCGATCAACCCGGCGGCACTTTTTAGCAAGATAGCCCGAATAATTTCTGTCTCTTAA
- a CDS encoding porin family protein — protein MKRYSLILLFVFLTVGIANAQLFKFGIKAGVSSSRVKFSEIDLGNNLVAKEGNSITGMHFGVVSRVQLLGLFVQPELYFSSTGGDIKIVDISTGVETVRTQKFNKIDIPVLVGWKFGPARVGIGPVASIVISDKAVLKDYTGYDEQFNKATFGYQVGVGLDIWKIGFDLRYEGSLSKLGDGIKVLGQERSFDSRNPQLLASVALYF, from the coding sequence ATGAAAAGGTATTCACTTATTCTTCTATTTGTATTTCTTACAGTTGGGATAGCAAACGCTCAGCTTTTCAAGTTTGGTATAAAAGCAGGTGTTAGCTCCTCAAGGGTAAAATTTAGCGAAATAGACCTTGGTAACAATCTTGTGGCTAAGGAGGGAAATTCTATCACGGGAATGCATTTTGGCGTTGTAAGTAGGGTTCAGCTCCTCGGTTTATTTGTGCAACCAGAGTTATATTTTTCTTCAACCGGCGGAGACATCAAAATTGTTGATATATCAACAGGTGTAGAGACTGTTAGAACTCAAAAGTTTAACAAGATCGATATCCCTGTTTTGGTTGGTTGGAAGTTTGGACCTGCTCGCGTTGGTATTGGCCCGGTAGCCTCAATTGTAATCTCAGACAAGGCCGTTCTGAAGGATTATACAGGCTACGATGAGCAATTTAACAAGGCTACTTTTGGCTACCAAGTGGGGGTTGGGCTCGATATTTGGAAAATTGGCTTTGACCTTAGGTATGAAGGAAGTTTAAGTAAACTAGGGGATGGTATAAAAGTGCTGGGGCAGGAGAGATCATTTGATTCTAGAAATCCTCAACTTCTTGCTAGTGTAGCATTATATTTTTAA
- the cls gene encoding cardiolipin synthase, translating to MDGINHIFDFLLQVNFSKVLLAIYMITILATAAIVVHEKRDPVRTASWVLVLFLLPIAGIVLYIYFGQNFRKEKIFSRKGMHDIEQIGLISDAQLIRLNRNDFPDNPNITRYIKIIKLLLNNSKALLSERNSVLVMNSGKETFSNLLHDLAIATSSIHLEYYILSDDVIGNQIKDILVEKARSGVEVRVIFDDVGSWSLPKTYIRYLHDNMVEAFPFMEVKFPWFTSKVNYRNHRKIVVIDGKVGYVGGINVADRYIHGDPKLGFWRDTHLKVEGDAVRSLQAIFLIDWYFVSKQQFTDRQKYFPATTTLDKHLVQITACGPDSDWASIMQAYFLAIATAKEHIYISTPYFMPNESILTALKTASLSGVDIKILLPGKSDSKMVYWGTLSYLSELLEAGIKVYLFEAGFNHSKIIMIDGCFSSVGTANMDMRSFEDNFEVNAIIYDPDVTSELEDRFLLDIKLSKNILLEEWEDRPLRKSFLESFARLFTPLL from the coding sequence ATGGATGGCATTAACCATATTTTTGACTTCTTATTGCAAGTAAACTTTTCCAAGGTTTTGCTGGCAATCTATATGATTACCATTCTTGCCACGGCTGCAATTGTTGTGCATGAGAAGCGAGATCCCGTGAGGACTGCGTCATGGGTTCTTGTTCTTTTTCTCCTACCAATTGCGGGTATTGTTCTCTACATATATTTTGGGCAGAACTTTAGAAAGGAAAAAATTTTTAGCCGAAAGGGAATGCACGATATTGAACAGATAGGACTGATTAGCGATGCTCAACTTATCAGGCTCAATAGGAATGACTTTCCCGACAACCCAAATATTACTCGCTATATTAAAATTATTAAACTGTTGCTCAACAATAGCAAGGCGCTACTTTCAGAGAGAAACAGTGTATTGGTAATGAATTCTGGAAAGGAGACTTTCTCAAACTTGCTGCACGATTTGGCTATTGCTACCAGCAGCATTCATCTGGAGTATTACATCTTGAGTGACGATGTTATTGGCAATCAAATTAAGGATATTTTAGTTGAAAAGGCGCGAAGCGGTGTTGAGGTCAGGGTCATTTTCGACGATGTTGGTAGCTGGAGTCTTCCGAAGACCTATATACGCTATCTGCATGACAATATGGTTGAAGCATTCCCATTTATGGAGGTGAAATTTCCATGGTTTACGAGCAAGGTAAACTATCGAAACCATAGAAAGATTGTTGTAATTGATGGGAAAGTTGGCTACGTTGGTGGAATAAATGTCGCTGACCGTTACATTCACGGGGACCCAAAACTTGGATTTTGGAGGGATACCCATTTAAAAGTTGAAGGGGATGCAGTTCGCTCACTACAAGCAATTTTTTTAATAGATTGGTATTTTGTCAGCAAACAGCAATTTACTGATAGACAGAAATACTTTCCGGCTACTACTACACTAGACAAGCATTTGGTTCAAATTACCGCATGTGGGCCAGATTCTGATTGGGCTAGCATAATGCAGGCCTATTTCCTTGCGATAGCCACAGCAAAGGAGCATATCTACATTTCTACTCCATATTTTATGCCCAACGAGAGCATTCTAACAGCCCTCAAAACCGCATCACTTAGTGGTGTGGATATTAAAATACTATTGCCAGGAAAATCCGATTCGAAGATGGTTTACTGGGGTACGTTATCCTATTTGTCAGAATTGCTCGAGGCCGGAATTAAGGTTTACCTGTTTGAGGCCGGTTTTAACCACTCAAAGATTATCATGATAGACGGCTGCTTTTCATCCGTTGGAACAGCCAATATGGATATGCGCAGCTTTGAGGATAACTTTGAAGTAAACGCCATCATTTATGACCCAGATGTTACATCGGAACTTGAGGATAGATTTTTGCTGGATATTAAGCTTAGCAAAAACATTCTTTTGGAGGAGTGGGAGGATCGACCACTGCGTAAAAGCTTTTTAGAATCGTTTGCTCGATTGTTTACGCCGCTTCTTTAA